The Leucobacter chromiiresistens genome has a window encoding:
- the iolD gene encoding 3D-(3,5/4)-trihydroxycyclohexane-1,2-dione acylhydrolase (decyclizing): protein MSSTAAAVAGIGDPKAPVRRRTVAQAIVEYLQVQYSEYDGERRRLIPGMYGIFGHGNSVGLAQGIDEYGVDFPHYPGKNEQNMVHAAIGFAKASNRAATLACTASAGPGSTNMVTGAATATTNRLPVLLFPADIINNRFGDPVLQQIEHPVERDVSANDCFRPVSRYFDRITHPGQLLSTLPEAMRVLTDPVDTGAVVVCLPQDIQGAEFDFPEAFFTPRVWHIRRRSAVEEELAGAAEIIAASQRPIIVAGGGVRYSNAQEALAEFSDRFGIPVVETYAGKGAGPAGALGLGGLGVTGTVGSNQIAGEADCVITVGTRLQDFITASHSVFRNPDVQIVNLNVGAFDAHKMGSFPVIGDAKRSLLSLHERLAEAGFAPVDTYADEIAAAQEETRKVREHDLQDFADEKMSQAQVIEVLNQRITAQDALVLGSGGVVEGIHKAWDTSNGAEIHFEYANSCMGHEIPAGLGYRLAKQNADGEVYVLIGDGTYFMQPTELVTAVQENQKIIVIVIDNRGHQCIWPLQAAKGGGQEFGTQLRERNPVSGRLDGPIVDVDIAANAASMGAAAWSTDTVEEFTAALEEAQSVSGPAVIVANVEQFRYLSGNGAFWDVGVPLTSQREVTREGVAKHVAGRERQRFYSATVAPSER, encoded by the coding sequence ATGAGCAGCACGGCCGCTGCCGTTGCAGGTATTGGTGACCCGAAGGCGCCCGTGCGGCGTCGCACGGTCGCTCAGGCGATTGTCGAGTACCTCCAGGTCCAGTACAGCGAGTACGACGGAGAGCGCCGTCGCTTGATTCCCGGAATGTACGGCATCTTCGGGCACGGAAACTCTGTGGGGCTCGCACAGGGCATCGATGAATACGGTGTCGACTTCCCGCACTATCCGGGCAAGAACGAGCAGAACATGGTGCACGCCGCGATCGGCTTCGCCAAGGCGTCGAACCGCGCCGCGACGCTCGCATGCACCGCCTCCGCCGGCCCGGGCTCCACGAACATGGTCACCGGCGCGGCGACTGCGACGACGAACCGTCTGCCGGTGCTGCTGTTCCCCGCCGATATCATCAACAACCGCTTCGGAGACCCGGTACTCCAGCAGATCGAGCACCCGGTCGAGCGCGATGTCTCGGCGAACGACTGCTTCCGCCCGGTCAGTCGATACTTCGACCGGATCACGCACCCGGGTCAGCTGCTCTCCACGCTCCCCGAGGCGATGCGCGTGCTGACCGACCCGGTCGACACCGGCGCGGTCGTCGTCTGCCTGCCGCAGGACATCCAGGGCGCGGAATTCGACTTCCCCGAGGCGTTCTTCACCCCGCGCGTGTGGCACATCCGTCGCCGCTCCGCAGTCGAAGAGGAGCTCGCAGGGGCAGCCGAGATCATCGCCGCGTCGCAGCGACCCATCATCGTGGCCGGTGGCGGCGTGCGCTACTCGAACGCGCAGGAGGCGCTCGCCGAGTTCAGCGATCGCTTCGGCATCCCCGTCGTCGAGACCTATGCCGGGAAGGGGGCGGGCCCGGCCGGCGCACTCGGCCTCGGCGGCCTCGGCGTCACCGGAACGGTCGGCAGCAATCAGATCGCAGGCGAAGCCGATTGCGTCATCACCGTGGGCACCCGACTGCAGGACTTCATCACGGCATCGCACTCCGTCTTCCGCAATCCCGACGTGCAGATCGTCAACCTGAACGTCGGCGCGTTCGACGCGCACAAGATGGGATCCTTCCCGGTGATCGGCGACGCCAAGCGCTCGTTGCTCTCGCTGCACGAGCGCCTGGCGGAGGCGGGCTTCGCGCCGGTCGACACGTACGCCGATGAGATCGCTGCGGCGCAGGAGGAGACCCGGAAGGTGCGCGAGCACGACCTGCAGGACTTCGCCGACGAGAAGATGAGCCAGGCCCAGGTCATCGAAGTGCTCAACCAGCGCATTACGGCTCAGGACGCGCTCGTGCTCGGCTCGGGCGGCGTCGTCGAGGGCATCCACAAGGCGTGGGACACCTCGAACGGTGCCGAGATCCACTTCGAGTACGCGAACTCCTGCATGGGCCACGAGATCCCCGCCGGTCTCGGCTACCGTCTCGCAAAGCAGAACGCCGACGGGGAGGTGTACGTGCTGATCGGCGACGGCACCTACTTCATGCAGCCGACGGAGCTCGTCACGGCGGTGCAGGAGAACCAGAAGATCATCGTGATCGTCATCGACAACCGCGGGCACCAGTGCATCTGGCCGCTGCAGGCGGCGAAGGGCGGCGGGCAGGAGTTCGGCACGCAGCTGCGCGAGCGCAATCCCGTCTCGGGGCGTCTCGACGGCCCGATCGTCGACGTCGACATCGCGGCGAACGCGGCGAGCATGGGTGCCGCGGCGTGGTCGACCGACACGGTCGAGGAGTTCACGGCGGCGCTCGAAGAAGCGCAGTCGGTCTCGGGGCCTGCCGTCATCGTCGCGAATGTCGAGCAGTTCCGCTACCTGTCGGGCAACGGCGCGTTCTGGGACGTGGGGGTGCCCCTCACCTCGCAGCGGGAAGTCACCCGCGAGGGCGTGGCGAAGCACGTCGCCGGGCGCGAGCGGCAGCGCTTCTACAGCGCGACGGTTGCTCCGAGCGAGCGCTGA
- a CDS encoding SDR family NAD(P)-dependent oxidoreductase, translated as MHRRSTKIRIEGARVLITGASSGVGEATASLFSSRGASVALLGRRTSELERVRSLLDGTSIVMPVDVADEESVIDAVHGAARQLGGIDIVINAAGVAASVEAEHITGDVWRMMIDTNLSGTFYVSRESIPYLRETGGCIVNVASDLAGMGAPGLVHYSASKAGVVGLTRGLAVELAPRIRVNAVCPGPIDTPMMQQGLRATDDPGRARRVKELSVPLGRLATPEEVAKSIYFLAVEGTFATGAALQMDGGTTAA; from the coding sequence ATGCACCGACGATCGACCAAGATCCGGATCGAGGGGGCAAGAGTGCTCATCACAGGGGCCTCCTCCGGCGTCGGGGAAGCGACGGCCAGCCTCTTCAGCTCGCGCGGAGCGAGTGTTGCGCTGCTCGGTCGACGCACGTCGGAGCTGGAGCGGGTGCGTTCGCTGCTGGACGGCACTTCGATCGTCATGCCCGTGGACGTCGCGGACGAGGAGAGCGTGATCGATGCCGTGCATGGCGCGGCCAGGCAACTGGGCGGCATCGACATCGTGATCAACGCCGCAGGAGTCGCAGCCTCCGTGGAGGCGGAGCACATCACCGGTGACGTCTGGCGGATGATGATCGACACGAACCTCTCGGGAACCTTCTACGTGTCCCGCGAGTCGATTCCGTACTTGCGCGAAACGGGAGGATGCATCGTCAATGTGGCCTCCGATCTCGCGGGAATGGGAGCTCCAGGTCTCGTGCACTACTCCGCATCGAAGGCAGGCGTCGTCGGGCTGACTCGCGGGCTCGCGGTCGAGCTTGCCCCGCGCATCCGTGTCAATGCCGTATGCCCGGGGCCGATCGACACACCCATGATGCAGCAGGGTCTGAGGGCAACTGACGACCCCGGACGTGCGCGGCGGGTGAAGGAACTCAGCGTGCCCCTCGGGCGGCTCGCCACGCCGGAGGAAGTCGCGAAGTCGATCTACTTCCTCGCGGTCGAGGGCACCTTCGCCACCGGTGCCGCGCTGCAGATGGACGGCGGCACCACGGCCGCATAG
- a CDS encoding aldehyde dehydrogenase family protein, translated as MGAFAVINPATGETLAEYPAASDAEVEAGIAAADHTYRSWARTTTLEERTAAAARLAELFDERAEEFAEIINREMGKPFAQGVGETRFSGSITSAYARKAADWLADDVLDVDDGLRTFVRYQGIGVLLGVMPWNFPVYQVVRFAVPNLILGNTVLLRHASQCPESALALERIFRDAGFPEGAYVNLFATHDQIADIIADDRVQGVSLTGSERAGAAVAAQAGKHLKKCVLELGGADVFLVLDTDDLDHAVEHAVRGRMDNSGQSCTGSKRIVVLEKYFDEFSEKFARALSAQTYAAGDFGPLSSSAATRELAELVTGAVDQGAEILVGDGDPEGNVFTPTILTGITPAMDVYSQELFGPVAQLYRVSSDAEAVELANSSPFGLGSVIICDDLERAERVGSQLDVGMVFIGAAGLSGADVPFGGVKKSGYGREMGQAGLLEFANKKLFRFAGAAGR; from the coding sequence ATGGGCGCATTCGCGGTCATCAATCCTGCAACCGGTGAGACGCTGGCGGAATACCCTGCGGCGAGCGACGCCGAGGTCGAGGCGGGGATCGCCGCCGCCGATCACACCTATCGTAGCTGGGCGCGCACCACCACACTCGAGGAGCGGACGGCCGCCGCAGCCCGGTTGGCCGAGCTCTTCGACGAGCGCGCTGAAGAGTTCGCAGAGATCATCAACCGCGAGATGGGCAAACCGTTCGCGCAGGGCGTCGGCGAGACCAGGTTCTCGGGTTCGATCACATCGGCATACGCGCGCAAGGCCGCGGACTGGCTCGCAGACGACGTGCTCGACGTCGACGACGGTCTGCGCACCTTCGTGCGCTACCAGGGTATCGGCGTGCTCCTCGGCGTCATGCCGTGGAACTTTCCGGTCTATCAGGTCGTGCGCTTCGCGGTGCCGAACCTCATTCTCGGCAACACCGTGCTGCTGCGCCACGCATCGCAGTGCCCCGAATCGGCGCTGGCGCTCGAGCGCATCTTCCGCGATGCGGGGTTCCCCGAGGGGGCCTACGTCAACCTCTTCGCGACGCACGACCAGATCGCCGACATCATCGCAGACGATCGGGTGCAGGGCGTCTCACTCACCGGTTCCGAGCGTGCCGGCGCGGCCGTCGCGGCGCAGGCCGGCAAGCATCTCAAGAAGTGCGTGCTCGAACTCGGCGGTGCCGACGTGTTCCTCGTGCTCGATACCGACGATCTCGATCATGCCGTGGAGCACGCTGTGCGCGGGCGCATGGACAACAGCGGGCAGAGCTGCACCGGATCCAAGCGCATCGTGGTGCTCGAGAAGTACTTCGACGAGTTCTCCGAGAAGTTCGCGCGCGCGCTGAGTGCGCAGACGTATGCCGCCGGCGACTTCGGACCGCTCTCGTCGAGCGCGGCCACTCGCGAACTCGCCGAACTCGTCACTGGCGCGGTCGACCAGGGCGCCGAGATTCTCGTCGGCGACGGCGACCCCGAGGGCAACGTCTTCACACCGACCATCCTCACAGGCATCACCCCCGCGATGGACGTCTACAGTCAGGAGCTCTTCGGTCCCGTCGCGCAGCTCTACCGCGTGAGCAGCGATGCCGAAGCCGTCGAGCTCGCGAACTCGTCGCCCTTCGGCCTCGGATCGGTGATCATCTGCGACGACCTGGAGCGCGCCGAGCGGGTCGGTTCGCAGCTCGACGTCGGCATGGTCTTCATCGGTGCGGCGGGACTCAGCGGAGCCGACGTGCCCTTCGGCGGCGTGAAGAAGTCGGGTTACGGTCGCGAGATGGGGCAGGCCGGCCTCCTGGAGTTCGCCAACAAGAAGCTGTTCCGTTTCGCAGGGGCGGCCGGTCGATGA
- a CDS encoding PucR family transcriptional regulator, whose translation MPQHMNSTRNARGQLTIAELVSMPHLGLELAAGAAGLERRVQWTHTSELEDPGPWLEGGELLIVNGFGIPEDGPGQTQYVRRLAQHRLAGVAVSVRAPALTHEMLAVADELGFPVMRIPRQVPFIELSYLVANASERSARDRLSRHLRIFETLRLRNTSDSDVAGIYRQLEQIAGYRLALISPAGQALLAEWPWVPDVDWGDALESVDLRVVPDGYVVPLFVDDRVTAYLVGIEHDGSSPEGLAALQHVSTLAALDAIEDQRRREAAHRTGASAFARALEASGPEGEAEQLLHEAGLARDTPFRVVAFGPIPHALPEARARDWLADRQIRHALLRRDQLIGVLQCSDERLVELGVALDVPIGASPRSAVVSEIPRLLRQARWSLSLAGESATAEVVFTEKQLGLARWLNPDARTLERLAEDTLRPVLEHDASQGSELFHSLAVFFRHHGRMRAAASALFVHEHTLRYRLNRVEQLTGKNLKNYRELFELWLAVEAHALVVRADEE comes from the coding sequence ATGCCGCAGCACATGAACTCGACCCGAAACGCTCGCGGGCAGCTGACGATCGCCGAACTGGTCTCCATGCCGCACCTCGGTCTCGAGCTCGCCGCGGGCGCGGCGGGGCTCGAACGGCGCGTGCAATGGACGCACACGTCTGAACTCGAGGACCCGGGTCCATGGCTCGAAGGCGGCGAACTGCTGATCGTCAACGGCTTCGGCATTCCCGAAGACGGGCCGGGGCAGACGCAGTATGTGCGTCGTCTCGCGCAGCATCGGCTCGCCGGTGTCGCCGTGAGTGTACGCGCTCCGGCGCTCACGCACGAAATGCTCGCCGTCGCCGACGAGCTGGGGTTCCCCGTCATGAGAATTCCGCGCCAAGTGCCGTTCATCGAACTCTCGTACCTCGTGGCCAATGCGAGCGAGCGCTCCGCTCGGGACCGCCTGTCCCGTCATCTCCGAATCTTCGAGACGCTCCGCCTGCGAAACACGAGCGACAGCGACGTCGCGGGCATCTACCGGCAGCTCGAGCAGATCGCCGGGTATCGACTGGCGCTCATCTCGCCGGCGGGGCAGGCGCTGCTCGCCGAGTGGCCGTGGGTGCCGGATGTCGACTGGGGAGACGCGCTGGAATCCGTCGACCTGCGAGTCGTGCCCGATGGGTACGTCGTGCCACTGTTCGTCGACGATCGAGTCACTGCGTATCTCGTCGGAATCGAACACGACGGGTCGTCCCCCGAGGGCCTCGCGGCGCTGCAGCACGTGAGCACGCTCGCGGCACTCGATGCGATCGAGGACCAGCGCCGGCGGGAGGCGGCGCATCGAACCGGAGCGTCGGCGTTCGCGAGGGCGTTGGAGGCGAGTGGGCCGGAGGGCGAAGCGGAGCAGTTGTTGCACGAGGCGGGCCTCGCGCGAGACACCCCGTTCCGTGTCGTGGCCTTCGGTCCGATCCCTCACGCACTTCCCGAGGCTCGGGCGCGCGACTGGCTCGCGGACCGCCAGATCCGCCACGCTCTGCTGCGACGGGATCAGCTCATCGGGGTGCTGCAGTGCAGTGACGAGCGGCTCGTCGAGCTCGGAGTCGCGCTCGACGTGCCGATCGGGGCGAGCCCGAGAAGCGCCGTGGTTTCGGAGATCCCGAGGCTGCTGCGGCAAGCGCGGTGGTCGTTGAGTCTCGCAGGGGAGAGCGCGACTGCAGAGGTCGTATTCACCGAGAAGCAGCTCGGGCTCGCTCGGTGGCTCAACCCCGATGCGCGCACCTTGGAGCGTCTTGCCGAAGACACGCTTCGCCCGGTACTGGAGCACGACGCGTCTCAGGGATCAGAACTCTTCCACTCGCTCGCCGTGTTCTTCCGTCACCACGGGCGGATGCGGGCGGCGGCGAGCGCCCTGTTCGTGCACGAGCACACGCTGAGATACCGCTTGAACCGGGTCGAGCAGCTCACCGGGAAGAACCTCAAGAACTATCGCGAGCTGTTCGAGCTCTGGCTCGCTGTCGAAGCTCACGCCCTGGTCGTGCGCGCCGACGAGGAGTAG
- the iolG gene encoding inositol 2-dehydrogenase — protein MTAERLRFALIGTGRIGRVHAANIAANARTELAIVADPALGSADEVAARFGGKPARDPLSAIAPESVDAVVIASPTPTHIELITACIDQGVPVLSEKPIDLDMSRIDALRPRVRRASSPVAIGFNQRFDPAIAEVQRRVTAGEVGALEQLSITSRDPSPPPASYIGVSGGIFRDMTIHDFDLARFFAGEIEEVTAVGSTLFDAGAREHDDFDSVVVTLKARSGSIVTITNSRHSAYGYDQRIEAFGAGGLLNVENAPASHVTSSNATCAAAKAPYVGQFLDRYADAYANELDAFVEWVHHGASSSPTFEDGRAAQVLAEAAHLSSRAGRTVRIDEID, from the coding sequence ATGACCGCCGAACGGCTTCGGTTCGCGCTCATCGGTACGGGACGCATCGGTCGCGTTCACGCAGCCAACATCGCGGCGAACGCACGCACCGAGCTCGCCATCGTCGCTGATCCGGCACTCGGGAGTGCAGACGAGGTCGCTGCGCGTTTCGGGGGAAAGCCCGCACGTGACCCGCTCTCGGCGATCGCTCCCGAAAGTGTCGATGCCGTTGTGATCGCGTCGCCGACGCCGACGCACATCGAGCTCATCACGGCCTGCATCGACCAGGGCGTTCCCGTGCTCTCCGAGAAGCCGATCGATCTCGATATGAGCCGCATCGATGCACTTCGCCCCCGAGTGCGCAGGGCATCCAGCCCGGTGGCAATCGGCTTCAACCAGCGATTCGACCCCGCCATCGCCGAGGTGCAGCGCCGGGTCACAGCGGGTGAGGTCGGCGCACTCGAGCAGCTCTCCATCACGAGCCGGGATCCGAGCCCTCCACCCGCGAGCTATATCGGGGTATCGGGCGGCATCTTCCGTGACATGACAATCCATGACTTCGATCTCGCACGCTTCTTCGCGGGCGAGATCGAAGAGGTCACCGCAGTCGGATCGACGCTCTTTGATGCCGGCGCGCGCGAACACGATGACTTCGACTCCGTGGTGGTGACGCTCAAGGCGCGTTCGGGTTCCATCGTGACCATCACGAATTCTCGGCACAGCGCCTACGGCTACGATCAGCGCATCGAGGCTTTCGGAGCAGGCGGCCTGTTGAACGTCGAGAACGCTCCCGCAAGCCACGTCACCTCGTCGAATGCGACCTGCGCAGCCGCGAAAGCGCCGTACGTCGGGCAGTTTCTCGATCGGTACGCGGACGCCTATGCGAATGAGCTCGACGCCTTCGTGGAGTGGGTGCACCACGGTGCGTCGTCGAGCCCGACCTTCGAGGACGGGCGCGCCGCTCAGGTTCTCGCCGAGGCCGCGCACCTGTCCTCGCGTGCGGGCCGAACGGTGCGGATCGACGAGATCGACTGA
- a CDS encoding Gfo/Idh/MocA family protein has protein sequence MEPIRVGIIGVGNVLNQYLDKIGVHPDVDIVALADVNEAAVTARAEEYGVRKALSPDELLADPEIELVLNLTPPKLHAPVSLQAIAAGKHVLSEKPFATSLEEAQQILDAAKAAGVHAGSAPTTFLGSGAQTSRKLVDDGWVGEPVAAFGSFVNRGYEHWHPNVDPFYSPGAGPMLDIGPYLITNLVNIFGPVRRVSASAAKSSETRPRPDGSGGYDGEIPIQTPTHISGSIDFESGAVATVVVSWDVWNHNLPHFEIYGTAGSIAAPNPDHFDGAPVLRRGEPRDLSLDMTPPGGGDWRETALTHRDDAYRGIGLAEFGHAIRAGVEPRTGGAFAYHVLEVLLAFEQSSKEGRHIEIASTCERPRPLPSVGPHEPYRFD, from the coding sequence ATGGAGCCCATTCGAGTCGGCATCATCGGCGTCGGAAATGTTCTGAACCAGTACCTCGACAAGATCGGCGTGCATCCCGACGTCGACATCGTGGCGCTGGCCGACGTGAACGAGGCAGCGGTCACCGCGCGCGCGGAGGAGTACGGCGTGCGCAAGGCGCTGAGCCCTGACGAGTTGCTCGCCGACCCCGAGATCGAGCTCGTGCTCAACCTCACCCCGCCGAAGCTGCACGCCCCGGTGAGTCTGCAGGCGATCGCCGCGGGCAAGCACGTGCTGTCGGAGAAGCCCTTCGCCACCTCGCTCGAAGAGGCGCAGCAGATCCTCGACGCCGCGAAAGCGGCCGGTGTCCATGCCGGGTCGGCCCCGACCACCTTCCTGGGCTCGGGAGCGCAGACCAGCCGTAAGTTGGTCGATGACGGTTGGGTCGGCGAGCCGGTCGCCGCCTTCGGCTCGTTCGTGAACCGCGGCTATGAGCACTGGCACCCCAACGTAGATCCCTTCTACAGCCCGGGCGCCGGCCCGATGCTCGATATCGGGCCCTACTTGATCACGAACCTCGTCAACATCTTCGGCCCGGTGCGCCGGGTGTCGGCATCCGCGGCGAAGTCTTCGGAGACCCGACCTCGTCCAGACGGATCCGGGGGGTACGACGGGGAGATCCCGATCCAGACCCCGACGCACATCTCGGGGTCCATCGACTTCGAGTCGGGGGCCGTGGCGACGGTCGTCGTGAGCTGGGATGTGTGGAACCACAACCTGCCGCACTTCGAGATCTACGGCACGGCGGGCTCGATCGCAGCCCCCAACCCGGATCACTTCGATGGGGCTCCCGTGCTGCGTCGGGGCGAGCCGCGCGATCTGTCGCTCGACATGACGCCCCCCGGTGGCGGCGATTGGCGCGAAACGGCGCTGACGCACCGCGACGATGCCTACCGCGGAATTGGGCTCGCGGAGTTCGGCCACGCGATTCGGGCCGGGGTGGAGCCGCGCACCGGTGGCGCGTTCGCCTACCACGTGCTCGAGGTACTGCTGGCCTTCGAGCAGTCGTCGAAGGAAGGGCGTCACATCGAGATCGCGAGCACCTGCGAGCGCCCGCGGCCGTTGCCGTCGGTCGGTCCGCATGAGCCCTATCGATTCGACTGA
- a CDS encoding hydantoinase B/oxoprolinase family protein codes for MTREFDPVKLSVLANAFDGIVREMTSGLLRSARSSVINTARDFSCAVLTADNQLLAAAEGVPVHVFGAGPLGEDMVELHDDIREGDAFLHNDPYRGNSHAADHCILVPIFIEGRHLFTAVTKAHQADCGDSLPTTFFATARDVYEEGALIFPCVRVQRDYTDIDDIVRMCRARIRVPDQWYGDYLASVGASRIAERRIQELAEKFGADDLVDFVDAWFNYSERLAQSTIETLPAVELHGSTAHDPFPGTGPDGVPLQATIAVRPEEGRISIDLRDNPDNLPNGLNLTRATATGAALAGILSGLPENLPSNAGTFRRIEVQLRDGCVVGIPKHPFSCSSGTTNLADRVVNLVQAAFAQIDDGYGAAEGAAGQAPAKSVISGIDERNGNAYVNQILVGGVGGPATPFVDGWPTYQRPVCGALLYHDSVEVDEQRYPILVHERTLVADTGGAGRQRGGLATRVVMEARDEEVTLTYGIEGKLNPPQGVRGGHGGSEPEAWVIDAASGERKEIPVVGRYDLRRGEKVVSITPGGGGYGDPLEREPEAVLVDVEDQRVTVETARDIYGVVIADGAIDTAATTAQRRDLSNTR; via the coding sequence ATGACACGCGAATTCGACCCGGTGAAGCTCTCCGTTCTCGCCAACGCCTTCGACGGCATCGTCCGCGAAATGACGAGCGGACTGCTCCGCTCCGCACGCTCGTCGGTGATCAACACGGCGAGAGACTTCTCCTGCGCGGTGCTCACCGCCGACAACCAGCTGCTCGCAGCAGCGGAGGGCGTGCCGGTGCACGTGTTCGGAGCCGGCCCGCTCGGCGAGGACATGGTGGAGCTCCACGACGACATCCGCGAAGGCGACGCCTTTCTGCACAACGACCCCTACCGCGGCAACTCGCACGCAGCGGACCACTGCATCCTGGTTCCGATCTTCATCGAGGGCCGCCATCTCTTCACCGCGGTGACGAAGGCGCACCAGGCCGACTGCGGCGACTCGCTGCCGACGACCTTCTTCGCGACTGCACGCGACGTCTACGAAGAAGGCGCACTCATCTTCCCCTGCGTCCGGGTGCAGCGCGACTACACGGATATCGACGACATCGTGCGCATGTGCCGTGCCCGCATCCGCGTGCCCGATCAGTGGTACGGCGACTACCTCGCCTCGGTCGGCGCGTCTCGCATCGCGGAGCGCCGCATCCAGGAGCTCGCTGAGAAGTTCGGCGCTGATGACCTCGTCGACTTCGTCGACGCGTGGTTCAACTACTCGGAGCGACTCGCCCAGTCGACGATCGAGACGCTTCCCGCAGTGGAACTCCATGGGTCCACCGCGCACGATCCGTTCCCCGGAACCGGTCCCGATGGGGTGCCGCTGCAGGCGACCATCGCGGTGCGCCCGGAGGAGGGACGCATCTCGATCGATCTGCGCGACAACCCGGACAACCTGCCGAACGGCCTCAATCTGACCCGTGCGACGGCAACGGGCGCAGCACTCGCGGGCATCCTCTCGGGCCTGCCCGAGAACCTGCCGAGCAACGCCGGCACGTTCCGGCGCATCGAGGTGCAGTTGCGCGACGGCTGCGTCGTCGGCATCCCGAAGCACCCGTTCTCATGCTCCTCCGGCACGACGAACCTCGCCGACCGCGTGGTGAACCTCGTGCAGGCCGCCTTCGCGCAGATCGACGACGGCTACGGTGCGGCCGAGGGCGCTGCCGGGCAGGCTCCCGCGAAATCGGTCATCTCGGGAATCGATGAGCGCAACGGCAACGCCTACGTGAATCAGATCCTCGTCGGCGGCGTCGGCGGCCCGGCGACCCCGTTCGTCGACGGCTGGCCCACCTACCAGCGCCCGGTGTGCGGTGCGCTGCTGTACCACGACAGCGTCGAGGTCGACGAGCAGCGCTATCCGATCCTGGTGCACGAGCGCACGCTCGTAGCCGACACCGGTGGTGCAGGACGCCAGCGCGGCGGACTCGCAACGCGCGTCGTGATGGAGGCCCGAGACGAGGAGGTGACGCTCACCTACGGCATCGAGGGCAAGCTGAACCCGCCGCAGGGTGTGCGCGGCGGCCACGGCGGCTCCGAGCCTGAGGCGTGGGTCATCGATGCTGCTTCGGGAGAGCGCAAGGAGATCCCGGTCGTCGGTCGCTACGATCTGCGCCGCGGCGAGAAGGTCGTCTCGATCACTCCGGGCGGCGGCGGGTACGGCGATCCGCTGGAGCGCGAACCCGAGGCCGTGCTGGTCGACGTCGAGGATCAGCGGGTGACCGTCGAGACCGCGCGCGACATCTACGGTGTCGTCATCGCCGATGGCGCCATCGACACCGCCGCGACGACCGCTCAGCGACGCGACCTGTCGAACACCCGCTGA